From a region of the Chrysemys picta bellii isolate R12L10 chromosome 7, ASM1138683v2, whole genome shotgun sequence genome:
- the CARD19 gene encoding caspase recruitment domain-containing protein 19 isoform X8 gives MKNRARRDPSYCDRLRQDMYFLTRNGRLSEHLVDKIILQLNRVYPQILTNKEAEKFRNPKALLHIRLSDLISHLQKKGDKHCQEFYRALQINAEQLYNDLPSRKILKTSASTGIDTDKEKYILTDRVYFMRSDPAVLAQRKFSGKSRSHVLPCLL, from the exons ATCCATCTTACTGTGATCGGCTGAGGCAGGACATGTACTTTCTCACGAGAAATGGCAGACTGAGCGAGCATCTGGTTGATAAAATTATTCTTCAGCTAAACAGAGTTTATCCCCAAATTCTCACCAATAAAGAAGCAGAAAAG TTCAGAAATCCAAAGGCATTGCTTCATATTCGGTTGTCAGATCTTATAAGCCACCTACAAAAGAAAGGAGACAAACACTGTCAAGAATTTTACAGGGCTTTGCAGATCAATGCCGAACAACTGTATAATGATTTGCCAAGCAGGAAAATCTTGA AAACCTCAGCTTCCACAGGGATAGACACAGACAAGGAGAAATATATTCTAACTGACAGGG TTTATTTCATGagatctgatcctgcagtcctcgCTCAGAGAAAATTCTCAGGAAAGTCAAG GTCCCATGTTCTTCCTTGCTTGCTTTAG
- the CARD19 gene encoding caspase recruitment domain-containing protein 19 isoform X2 — protein sequence MPYKTYPSYCDRLRQDMYFLTRNGRLSEHLVDKIILQLNRVYPQILTNKEAEKFRNPKALLHIRLSDLISHLQKKGDKHCQEFYRALQINAEQLYNDLPSRKILKTSASTGIDTDKEKYILTDRGPMFFLACFSVAAGLALFMYCWNPDPKVIGGAKKILGFSPIIIGRHVRNICMVYMEDTSRKN from the exons ATCCATCTTACTGTGATCGGCTGAGGCAGGACATGTACTTTCTCACGAGAAATGGCAGACTGAGCGAGCATCTGGTTGATAAAATTATTCTTCAGCTAAACAGAGTTTATCCCCAAATTCTCACCAATAAAGAAGCAGAAAAG TTCAGAAATCCAAAGGCATTGCTTCATATTCGGTTGTCAGATCTTATAAGCCACCTACAAAAGAAAGGAGACAAACACTGTCAAGAATTTTACAGGGCTTTGCAGATCAATGCCGAACAACTGTATAATGATTTGCCAAGCAGGAAAATCTTGA AAACCTCAGCTTCCACAGGGATAGACACAGACAAGGAGAAATATATTCTAACTGACAGGG GTCCCATGTTCTTCCTTGCTTGCTTTAGTGTTGCTGCAGGATTAGCATTGTTCATGTACTGCTGGAACCCAG atccaaaagtTATAGGAGGAGCCAAGAAAATATTGGGATTTTCTCCTATTATCATAGGAAGACATGTTAGAAATATTTGTATGGTATACATGGAAGATACATCAAGGAAAAAttaa
- the CARD19 gene encoding caspase recruitment domain-containing protein 19 isoform X1, whose product MKNRARRDPSYCDRLRQDMYFLTRNGRLSEHLVDKIILQLNRVYPQILTNKEAEKFRNPKALLHIRLSDLISHLQKKGDKHCQEFYRALQINAEQLYNDLPSRKILKTSASTGIDTDKEKYILTDRGPMFFLACFSVAAGLALFMYCWNPDPKVIGGAKKILGFSPIIIGRHVRNICMVYMEDTSRKN is encoded by the exons ATCCATCTTACTGTGATCGGCTGAGGCAGGACATGTACTTTCTCACGAGAAATGGCAGACTGAGCGAGCATCTGGTTGATAAAATTATTCTTCAGCTAAACAGAGTTTATCCCCAAATTCTCACCAATAAAGAAGCAGAAAAG TTCAGAAATCCAAAGGCATTGCTTCATATTCGGTTGTCAGATCTTATAAGCCACCTACAAAAGAAAGGAGACAAACACTGTCAAGAATTTTACAGGGCTTTGCAGATCAATGCCGAACAACTGTATAATGATTTGCCAAGCAGGAAAATCTTGA AAACCTCAGCTTCCACAGGGATAGACACAGACAAGGAGAAATATATTCTAACTGACAGGG GTCCCATGTTCTTCCTTGCTTGCTTTAGTGTTGCTGCAGGATTAGCATTGTTCATGTACTGCTGGAACCCAG atccaaaagtTATAGGAGGAGCCAAGAAAATATTGGGATTTTCTCCTATTATCATAGGAAGACATGTTAGAAATATTTGTATGGTATACATGGAAGATACATCAAGGAAAAAttaa
- the CARD19 gene encoding caspase recruitment domain-containing protein 19 isoform X5, protein MPYKTYPSYCDRLRQDMYFLTRNGRLSEHLVDKIILQLNRVYPQILTNKEAEKFRNPKALLHIRLSDLISHLQKKGDKHCQEFYRALQINAEQLYNDLPSRKILSPMFFLACFSVAAGLALFMYCWNPDPKVIGGAKKILGFSPIIIGRHVRNICMVYMEDTSRKN, encoded by the exons ATCCATCTTACTGTGATCGGCTGAGGCAGGACATGTACTTTCTCACGAGAAATGGCAGACTGAGCGAGCATCTGGTTGATAAAATTATTCTTCAGCTAAACAGAGTTTATCCCCAAATTCTCACCAATAAAGAAGCAGAAAAG TTCAGAAATCCAAAGGCATTGCTTCATATTCGGTTGTCAGATCTTATAAGCCACCTACAAAAGAAAGGAGACAAACACTGTCAAGAATTTTACAGGGCTTTGCAGATCAATGCCGAACAACTGTATAATGATTTGCCAAGCAGGAAAATCTTGA GTCCCATGTTCTTCCTTGCTTGCTTTAGTGTTGCTGCAGGATTAGCATTGTTCATGTACTGCTGGAACCCAG atccaaaagtTATAGGAGGAGCCAAGAAAATATTGGGATTTTCTCCTATTATCATAGGAAGACATGTTAGAAATATTTGTATGGTATACATGGAAGATACATCAAGGAAAAAttaa
- the CARD19 gene encoding caspase recruitment domain-containing protein 19 isoform X4 — MKNRARRDPSYCDRLRQDMYFLTRNGRLSEHLVDKIILQLNRVYPQILTNKEAEKFRNPKALLHIRLSDLISHLQKKGDKHCQEFYRALQINAEQLYNDLPSRKILSPMFFLACFSVAAGLALFMYCWNPDPKVIGGAKKILGFSPIIIGRHVRNICMVYMEDTSRKN, encoded by the exons ATCCATCTTACTGTGATCGGCTGAGGCAGGACATGTACTTTCTCACGAGAAATGGCAGACTGAGCGAGCATCTGGTTGATAAAATTATTCTTCAGCTAAACAGAGTTTATCCCCAAATTCTCACCAATAAAGAAGCAGAAAAG TTCAGAAATCCAAAGGCATTGCTTCATATTCGGTTGTCAGATCTTATAAGCCACCTACAAAAGAAAGGAGACAAACACTGTCAAGAATTTTACAGGGCTTTGCAGATCAATGCCGAACAACTGTATAATGATTTGCCAAGCAGGAAAATCTTGA GTCCCATGTTCTTCCTTGCTTGCTTTAGTGTTGCTGCAGGATTAGCATTGTTCATGTACTGCTGGAACCCAG atccaaaagtTATAGGAGGAGCCAAGAAAATATTGGGATTTTCTCCTATTATCATAGGAAGACATGTTAGAAATATTTGTATGGTATACATGGAAGATACATCAAGGAAAAAttaa
- the CARD19 gene encoding caspase recruitment domain-containing protein 19 isoform X3, which translates to MPDPSYCDRLRQDMYFLTRNGRLSEHLVDKIILQLNRVYPQILTNKEAEKFRNPKALLHIRLSDLISHLQKKGDKHCQEFYRALQINAEQLYNDLPSRKILKTSASTGIDTDKEKYILTDRGPMFFLACFSVAAGLALFMYCWNPDPKVIGGAKKILGFSPIIIGRHVRNICMVYMEDTSRKN; encoded by the exons ATCCATCTTACTGTGATCGGCTGAGGCAGGACATGTACTTTCTCACGAGAAATGGCAGACTGAGCGAGCATCTGGTTGATAAAATTATTCTTCAGCTAAACAGAGTTTATCCCCAAATTCTCACCAATAAAGAAGCAGAAAAG TTCAGAAATCCAAAGGCATTGCTTCATATTCGGTTGTCAGATCTTATAAGCCACCTACAAAAGAAAGGAGACAAACACTGTCAAGAATTTTACAGGGCTTTGCAGATCAATGCCGAACAACTGTATAATGATTTGCCAAGCAGGAAAATCTTGA AAACCTCAGCTTCCACAGGGATAGACACAGACAAGGAGAAATATATTCTAACTGACAGGG GTCCCATGTTCTTCCTTGCTTGCTTTAGTGTTGCTGCAGGATTAGCATTGTTCATGTACTGCTGGAACCCAG atccaaaagtTATAGGAGGAGCCAAGAAAATATTGGGATTTTCTCCTATTATCATAGGAAGACATGTTAGAAATATTTGTATGGTATACATGGAAGATACATCAAGGAAAAAttaa
- the CARD19 gene encoding caspase recruitment domain-containing protein 19 isoform X6, with product MPDPSYCDRLRQDMYFLTRNGRLSEHLVDKIILQLNRVYPQILTNKEAEKFRNPKALLHIRLSDLISHLQKKGDKHCQEFYRALQINAEQLYNDLPSRKILSPMFFLACFSVAAGLALFMYCWNPDPKVIGGAKKILGFSPIIIGRHVRNICMVYMEDTSRKN from the exons ATCCATCTTACTGTGATCGGCTGAGGCAGGACATGTACTTTCTCACGAGAAATGGCAGACTGAGCGAGCATCTGGTTGATAAAATTATTCTTCAGCTAAACAGAGTTTATCCCCAAATTCTCACCAATAAAGAAGCAGAAAAG TTCAGAAATCCAAAGGCATTGCTTCATATTCGGTTGTCAGATCTTATAAGCCACCTACAAAAGAAAGGAGACAAACACTGTCAAGAATTTTACAGGGCTTTGCAGATCAATGCCGAACAACTGTATAATGATTTGCCAAGCAGGAAAATCTTGA GTCCCATGTTCTTCCTTGCTTGCTTTAGTGTTGCTGCAGGATTAGCATTGTTCATGTACTGCTGGAACCCAG atccaaaagtTATAGGAGGAGCCAAGAAAATATTGGGATTTTCTCCTATTATCATAGGAAGACATGTTAGAAATATTTGTATGGTATACATGGAAGATACATCAAGGAAAAAttaa